A single region of the Erythrobacter sp. genome encodes:
- the murG gene encoding undecaprenyldiphospho-muramoylpentapeptide beta-N-acetylglucosaminyltransferase: MTTQTRQTPRTGASRHFVLAAGGTGGHLIPAFALAVELEARGHHVALITDERGANIPGKPEGLTAHVLPAGRFGKNPLKWIGGIRAVLEGRSMALRLFDAFEPSAVIGFGGYPALPALLAATSAQVPSVIHEQNAVLGRVNRLLAGRVDAIATSYEKVDRLKAKHAPKVHLTGNPVREEVLALRDIDFPALTEEGLLRVLVTGGSQGARVLSQIVPDGLAMLPPALRSRLQVTQQCRPEDLDAVRTRYAEHDIPAELGTYFEDMHERLADTHLFIGRAGASTIAELTGVGRPAILVPLPIATDDHQAANTREIVKAGGARMIRQEKFTPKELAKQIQALAQNPASLGNAAHAAFNCGRPDATKDLADLVESLGGIDLMDVIRVGETAPRGAAAAVRAQPSTRDEDMAA; encoded by the coding sequence ATGACCACTCAAACGCGCCAGACGCCCCGCACGGGCGCGAGCCGCCATTTCGTCCTCGCCGCAGGGGGCACGGGCGGGCATCTGATCCCGGCCTTTGCGCTGGCGGTCGAACTCGAAGCGCGCGGCCACCACGTCGCGCTCATCACCGACGAGCGCGGCGCGAACATTCCCGGCAAGCCCGAGGGGCTGACCGCGCACGTCCTTCCCGCCGGGCGCTTCGGAAAGAACCCGCTCAAGTGGATCGGGGGCATCCGCGCCGTGCTCGAAGGGCGCAGCATGGCGCTGCGCCTGTTCGACGCCTTCGAGCCTTCCGCCGTCATCGGCTTCGGCGGCTATCCCGCGCTTCCCGCCCTGCTCGCCGCGACGAGCGCGCAGGTGCCGAGCGTCATCCACGAACAGAACGCGGTGCTGGGCCGGGTCAACCGGCTGCTGGCAGGCCGGGTCGATGCGATCGCCACGTCTTACGAAAAGGTCGACCGGCTGAAGGCCAAGCACGCGCCCAAGGTCCACCTCACCGGCAACCCGGTGCGCGAGGAGGTGCTGGCGCTGCGCGACATCGATTTCCCCGCGCTGACCGAAGAGGGGCTGCTGCGCGTCCTCGTCACCGGCGGCAGCCAGGGCGCGCGGGTGCTGTCGCAGATCGTGCCCGACGGGCTCGCCATGCTTCCCCCGGCGCTGCGCTCGCGCCTGCAGGTTACCCAGCAATGCCGCCCGGAGGACCTCGATGCGGTCCGCACCCGCTATGCCGAGCACGATATCCCCGCCGAACTCGGGACCTATTTCGAGGATATGCACGAACGTCTCGCCGACACGCACCTGTTCATCGGGCGCGCGGGCGCTTCGACCATTGCCGAGCTGACCGGCGTTGGCCGCCCTGCGATCCTCGTGCCGCTGCCGATTGCGACCGACGACCACCAGGCGGCGAACACGCGCGAGATCGTCAAGGCGGGCGGCGCGCGGATGATCCGGCAGGAGAAATTCACGCCCAAGGAACTCGCCAAGCAGATCCAGGCGCTCGCCCAGAACCCGGCGAGCCTCGGCAACGCCGCGCACGCCGCGTTCAATTGCGGAAGGCCCGATGCGACGAAGGATTTGGCGGACCTCGTCGAGAGCCTCGGCGGGATCGACCTCATGGACGTGATCCGCGTCGGCGAGACGGCGCCGCGCGGCGCGGCGGCGGCGGTGCGCGCGCAGCCTTCGACGCGCGACGAGGATATGGCTGCGTGA
- a CDS encoding FtsW/RodA/SpoVE family cell cycle protein: MAGASAFPPSRRGAALPPALVRRGWREELRIWWREVDKWLLGLIVLLMGFGTLAVAAASPASADQLSTAEVTLDPFLFLKRHLVFQLLGLALMVGLSFMSRDDARRVGILAFAFMLFLLFLVPFIGVEKNGSRRWLEVGMSLQPSEFLKPGFAIVLAWILSWRLRDPQLPVLAFASALMALIAGLLMMQPNLGETILFGGIWFVMVMLAGVSLSRIAAVAGAGVALLTAAYFLYDNARNRIDAFIGGGTAFDQVDLAYRTLTNGGWTGTGLWLGTRKMNLPEAHTDYIFSVMGEEFGLALCALVVALYCAAVLKALMRLVNEDDLFALLAGTGLVAQFGGQAFMNVLVNLQLFPSKGATLPLISYGGSSMLAVCFALGLLLAITRRNPYLKREGGGLRDLIERKEERA, from the coding sequence ATGGCCGGGGCGAGCGCCTTTCCCCCCTCGCGCCGGGGCGCCGCGCTCCCGCCCGCGCTGGTGCGGCGCGGCTGGCGCGAAGAGCTGCGCATCTGGTGGCGCGAGGTCGACAAGTGGCTGCTCGGCCTGATCGTGCTTCTGATGGGCTTCGGCACGCTTGCCGTCGCCGCCGCCTCGCCCGCGAGCGCCGACCAGCTTTCGACCGCTGAGGTCACGCTCGATCCGTTCCTGTTTTTGAAGCGCCACCTCGTCTTCCAGCTGCTCGGCCTCGCGCTCATGGTCGGCCTGTCCTTCATGAGCCGCGACGACGCGCGCCGCGTCGGCATCCTCGCCTTCGCCTTCATGCTGTTCCTGCTGTTCCTCGTGCCTTTCATCGGGGTCGAGAAGAACGGCTCGCGCCGCTGGCTGGAAGTGGGCATGAGCCTGCAGCCGAGCGAATTCCTCAAGCCCGGTTTCGCCATCGTGCTGGCGTGGATCCTGTCGTGGCGACTGCGCGACCCGCAGCTTCCCGTGCTCGCCTTCGCCAGCGCGCTGATGGCTCTGATCGCGGGGCTGTTGATGATGCAGCCCAACCTCGGCGAGACGATCCTGTTCGGCGGGATCTGGTTCGTCATGGTGATGCTCGCGGGCGTATCGCTGTCCCGCATCGCGGCGGTCGCGGGGGCGGGCGTCGCGCTGCTGACCGCGGCCTATTTCCTCTACGACAATGCGAGGAACCGGATCGACGCCTTCATCGGCGGGGGGACCGCCTTCGACCAGGTCGACCTTGCCTATCGCACGCTCACCAATGGCGGCTGGACCGGGACCGGGCTGTGGCTCGGCACGCGCAAGATGAACCTGCCCGAAGCGCACACCGACTACATCTTCTCGGTCATGGGCGAGGAATTCGGCCTTGCCCTGTGCGCGCTGGTGGTGGCGCTCTATTGCGCCGCCGTGCTAAAGGCGCTGATGCGGCTGGTGAACGAGGACGACCTGTTCGCCCTGCTCGCCGGGACCGGGCTGGTCGCGCAGTTCGGCGGGCAGGCTTTCATGAACGTGCTCGTCAATCTCCAGCTGTTCCCGTCCAAGGGCGCGACCTTGCCGCTCATCAGCTATGGCGGGTCTTCGATGCTGGCGGTGTGCTTCGCGCTCGGGCTATTGCTGGCGATCACCCGGCGCAATCCCTACCTCAAGCGCGAGGGCGGGGGATTGCGCGACCTGATCGAGCGCAAGGAGGAGCGCGCATGA